In Daphnia pulicaria isolate SC F1-1A chromosome 9, SC_F0-13Bv2, whole genome shotgun sequence, the genomic stretch gATGAATCCGTTGAAGAGGTTATTTTCTTAATCTAATAAGAATCAATGTCTGGGACCGTTTATATATTGAACTGATTGAATTTTACAGATTAAAACCATgatcgcaaatttgaaaacggCTTTTAAATCTCTTGTCAGCGACGCAACGTGGATGGATTCGGACACAAAATCAATAGCCAAAGACAAAGTCGACGCCATGATCGAATTTGTCGGCTACCCACCATggataaagaataaaaaatcccTTGAAAATTATTATAACGGGGTAAAACATACGGCGCATGCTCAACTGTtcgtataataataacaacaaataaaaacgaaatctATTTATAGATTCCAATAACATCGACTGGTTGCCATTTCTGCAACGTTCAACAAGTCTACGCATCGGTCAACAAAAATGAACTTGCATCTCTTCGCAGCAAACCTGATCGCAATGAGTAAAGatcttgaatttcaaattttttaaaaatatgtaatgttcattgatttgaacaaaaaatatttagatgGGATGAAGAGCCGACAGTTGTTAACGCTTTTTACGCTAGCACCACCAACTCCATTAGTAAGTTGATTGATGTCATTGCCTAATGAAAACATGCCTAATAAAATTTACTTGAAGCTTTTCCAGCTGCGATTCTACAAGCTCCTAATTTCGCAAAGGGACGATCAGCGTAAGTCAAAATCCTAGTACTTAggatacaaaaattaaaatgctttaaataaatattttaaacagaGCAATAAATTACGGTGCTATGGGTAGCATGATTGGTCATGAAATCACTCATGGATTTGATGATCAAGGTAAATAGCCATCAACTTTAAAAAGAATAGCCCACGCTCATTCGATATTGATTTGAAAAGGTCGGCAGAGCGATAAAAACGGCAATACGGTTCAGTGGTGGACGGAGACAACGCTGGAAAAATATCAAGTGCGATCCAAATGCTTCATAGATCAATACTCCAACTACACGGTCCTCAATGGAACCAGAGTAACTTCTTGATattcaaatttaaacatttagcCTCAATAAATCTAATTTGCCTTTCGTGGAAATTCAAGTTAAACGGAATCAACACCCAGGGCGAGAATATTGCGGATAACGGAGGAGTCAGAGAAGCTTTCAGGGCTTACCGCTACTATGTGGCAGCAAACGGAGGCAGCGATCCCAGTCAATTCCAGAATATGACTCCCGAACAAGTTTTCTTCTTGGCCTATGCCAACAGCTTCTGTGGAGTTAACACTCCCGAAGGGCTGAGCAACATGGTGGAAACGGATCCTCACAGTCCGCATCGCTTCCGCGTCATAGGAACGCTGTCAAATAATGAAGACTTTGTCCGCGAATTCAAATGTGGCGCCGGCACTCCAATGAATCGTCTAAATAAATGTATTCTTTGGTAAATTCACTgttgaataattgaaaaagaataaattacTGTTTTTACCAACCACTGCTAAATTGTTggccatcaactttttttttgtctgacaATAGCTCAATTATAATGTGCCCTAGTTCCAGATTCCATTGAATGAATTTCTTAATGTTTTTAACAAATCCACTAGGAAATGTCAATCAAATGCCTTGAGTTTTGATTGCAGGTCATAATGTGGAAACTGTGTCCCATTGGAGAACTAAAATAGAATGAAAGTAGGTTAGGAATCTAAAATATGTGACACCAATAATCTCTGGCCCTCATCAACAGTTTACCTTGAAAAACAGCATTGCAGATTTATGGAAGGAACGAGGTATTATTATGAAGATGAATGCAGTTTTCCAATAAAATACCTCCCAACCATCACAGTCTTCATTGGAATCAGCAAGCATGGTGAAACACGATTGGCCTCATTCTGCATCAAGATTTTCAAATTGGTGACAGCATGGTGTGTGTTCTCCCCACCACTTTATGAGTTCACGCAAATAAACAGGCAGCTGCTGGCTGCTCACATCTCCCCAACCACGAAACACCATttgcctgtgtgtgtgtgtgtgtgcaaggaAGTAGAAAATGCTCACGTTCCAACGGGACAAGTGTGTTTCGAAACGTGTCGATGATTTCCTAAAAATACATGCAAAATATATACCTGTTTTATCCGACCGAGAGAGATTTCACAAACTGATAAGTCAACGTGCACAAGTTCTAACAGGATTAGTCAAATGAGCAAAAAGAATGACgtcaaaatataaaacaaaagaaaacaagaattcCTCTACCACTTACCTGCTTGCTATCCTAGGAAACAGGTAGAAAGAAAATCccccaagagaaataaaagggaaacggATCGATTTCCTTTTCCCCCAGAGGTATAATTCCTCTTTTTCCACTTGATTACCTCCGCATGAGAGACAAGGCCGTGCACAAAACCCTTGGGTTGTTGACAACTAGCGCGGGAACTTGagagccaaaagaaaagaaactttttcgtCAAGTCAAGTTTTCGTCTGCTTTTGACAGGCGGGTTGCcagatcaaatcaaataatctcTCCAcagatcttttttttgttatcttaaaaaaaaaataaattcaacaaaattcaaaaaagaaatctaataaataaaaagaaaaaaggaaagctaTATATTCATTattgttatttcttaaaaaaatgaattttacaaCATCATTGATTCTTTTCAcaataacacaacaacaagagtCAGTCAAGTCTTTCAGTTGGTCAGTGGTTGACCGGAACGTTTCAATTATGCTGGTTACTTTCTAGATATATATACTACGTAATAATATATCCCTTTTGTGTGTTGACATAAAAGGCAGCGAGGAGGGTCATTAAGGAGCCAACAAGCcaccgagtgtgtgtgtgtgtgtgtgtgcgataTGATCAATAATCATGCACACATTGAATGCCGATCTGCTCTCACAGACTTCTCCTTTTCTCTATACATGTgagctgtgtgctgtgtgtcgacacacacacacacaattccgGATCGATAAGTCGTGCCCTCTATGAATCGGTTCCGCATCGTCCCACCCACCGCCCGGTTTTCTATCTACTTCTCCCAaaccttttatttcttctcctggaaacgacgacgacgttccCCCCCTTTTCATCAGGAGCCCTCGCACACAAAACATGGAAAGGGATATATCTTTCAATGGCCGACAATCACAAGTAATCACATTGACAAGAGGGCCGGGGGCTGTAAACGACGACATCGTCaaaggatatatatatatacatatgcaGCAGCACGAAAGTAGGAGGGAGGAGGAAAGATCAAAGACAAAGTCAGGAGCCCAGGAGTCGGTGAAATTCCACATCAGCTGGagatagaaaaatatttctagcttttttttttttttttaaatatagagagaagagaagctCGCAGAATGTGCATATATGATTCCCCTACCGAACACAGAATTTTTGATCtcctttgaagttttttctttttctctttttctttctgcgcGATGGATCAAATACTTTCGTGCGGATGTAGTACCGGAGCGCCACCCATACATGGGGGCAACCTATCtagtcgtttctctctcttcccccACATGTATATATCCGTATCGATTAGCCGTTGGGGgctggccaccaccaccaccactcgaTAGAGTAAAGAAAAGAGACACAAATTCTACACCCGAtgtttttggtggtggtggggggaaaaataaatcgtCGACCCGAGAAATACGAACGCGTGACGACGATCCTCAAGACTCTCCTCTTACTATTTATAAACACTCCCGCGcacagttgtgtgtgtgtgtgtgtgtgttcaaggcattttgaattttattttattttctctctctcagttcccccccctctctccttTTGGATTTGTTTTGGCTTGTGACGTCACAGGAAgacaagaatgaaaaaaaaagaaactcccGCGGgagaatgatttaaaataCCAGCCGTTACGGCATACACACAACTTCCGTTATATATGCACACAGCGGCTGTTACCActtcaaaaacttttttttttccgttggtTCAAAAAACgcgccattttggttttttcttttttcatttatttaagtCGTGTGTGTCGTCGTGTGTTCattagtttttttccccctctctaggaaaaaaaggagtagTATAGAGGGTACGATATCAAAAGAAGATTAGCCGTTCCACTTTTACGCAAGACACACGAACGAACGCAATGGAGGTCACAACCGGGAACTTATCCGGCCGAGactgaacaattttttttttttttcattttccttttttaaaataaaaacacacaaaaatgtaCCGTTGGTCGTCTGTCGGTTTCAaacaaacagcaacaacaacaacatatcgACCTACATTTTGGCCAATATATAATcacatcaagaaaaaaagtctcatcaagtcttattttttttttatagtagatatatttttatatatttggtAATATACGCagcaaagaagagagagagaaaaacagtaTACACAAACTCAGCTGatgattacacacacacacgcaaggACGAGAAACAAAATTGAGGGGGTGgggtaattctttttttttttttttattatttatttattttttctttaattttcgtATCTACCCAGAaggaattaaaacaaaagaaacaaacgatAATTCATCCCAACCCGcgtgtaataataacaaatagaaatacacAATGTGTCAATTGTGAGAGGGTGGTAGTGGAAATTGGGCGAAACTTTCACGCCAATTTACGACGGtcgaacctttttttcttcttatttcctttCCTCCTCTTTCCACTCCCCCCTCCGgtgaaacaatttattttattttttatttttattttattttttaaagaaaatggcgattttttttttgtgtacgTGTGCACGTGGAATTGTTCCGTGACGAACGGTGCGATAAACTCCCGAAATCAataaacatatttttaaaaaaaattcaggacattttttttttctaattcaaaaaaattttgtgtttcagaaaaattaggcgggaacttttgaaaaaaaaaagtgactttTGCTATACAggtcgttgttgttggttttttctctctctcatcaatTTAGAATTATTACATTTCCCCTTTGATTGATTCTATAGGATCGTGCGGTTGGAATATTTTAGAGTGAGTCGATAAGaagagacgaaaaagaaatttcaaacgaaagaggaaaacagaaaaaaaaaagaatttgaattggGTCAAGAGTGCGGCGGCGCTATTTAATGTACAATGGCTTAGAAAATGGTCACAGAATCGATTTGTCTCTTTTCTATTCACGTgtgatgagagagaaaatttaaatttaaattttttttttgtaattttcatttaaagaGAGATTATTAGAATAATaacgtatgtgtgtgtgtgtgttatatttACAAGGATAGAAGATAAACACATCCAATCAATGGAGAGAAATGGCCGGAATTCCGAGCTagtcattaaaaaacaaaaatgatggcacaGTGTGCGCGGATTCCGGAATTCCGACGTTAAGAACTGGCATTTTTGTTTCTACACACATTCCGgatcttgtttttgttgtttttttaacgatggatggcacacacacatacacaccttCCACCAGAAAAAGTGCGaatgatcttcttcttctccccccccTCACTTACTTTccttcctccccccccccctcttcgaACGTAAAATGAATGGGGTAGGGCCAGAGAGAAGGGGGAAACCGGAATCAATAAccggaagaatggaaagaagaggagGGGGAGAATAGAGagtaaagagagagaaaggacacGGGTATCATATGATGATGGCGGTCAATAAAGACACTCAACGGCGATTTTACAgagtgaaaaaattttttttttcattccgggcggatgaaaaaaaaattccgggcggatgaaaaaaaaaattttttttttgtaagatTTTGTCTTTACGATTCTAATGAAGTGATGAGTGAATGGAAGACGACCGACTGAAGTTCTCCAAAGAGCGAAGACTGGCCGCACGAGTAGGTGGACTGCtgggcggcagcggcggcggcggctgcggctGCGGCTGACGACGAGGAAGAGTTGGATCCGTTGATGAGGGAGAGTCCGGAAGTCAAACACGAAGTATATCCGGTGAGAATGGgcgaattattttgattagatgaagaagaagaactcgtTGCGGTggtggatgatgatgacgttGTCGTCGTCAGTGACGGTAAAGAGTTACACGGACGTAAAGCGGGTCGGTTCCGCCCACTGACGTCACTTCCGGcagtgctgttgctgctgatcTTTGGCCTCTTGACGCACTGCCACGCTTCGGCGGCCTCTTCCTCGTCCTCGAGCGACGAGATCATGCGCGGCGTGGGCGGCAGATACAAATCGCCAAAATTCAATCCGCCGCACGACGAGTCCAGCGATGAAGACAACGATCCGGCGGCGGCCAGCGAGGCAGCCAAATCGTCTGCCGTGACGTCAGACGACGTCCGCCGCCGCTTGATGGATCCGGCCGGCCCCCGTGATTGGCTTCCACCGTTTTCCACCATCGACAAATCTCCGCCGGCCATCGACGATCCGGAATTCAACAGCGGCAACTCGTCGCAGCTCAGCAGCGACCGCATCGTCTGCAATTCCGCCTGATGGTTGTTGTTATCTTCTtccgacgacaacgacgacagTCTCACGGCCGGATGTTGTTGGTGGAGTCGACTGCTGCAGTCGTTCTCGGCCGACGAAATGACGTGGTTGTTGGTCTGTCCGCCGCCGGATTTCTCGTCTCTAGCGTCGCGCTGCAACCGCCTCAACGTGTTGTTGAGCAAGACGGACCGTCTGAGACACGATTCCGCATCGTCGATCCGCCTCAATTTGGCCAGCGACAATTTCAGGACGCGTTTGCGCTCGTCCCGCAGCCTCAAGCGCGGACTCCACAGCTGAAATGTGGCGCTGCGTCGGCTGCTGTTGGACGCCGAGCCCAGCCGGCGGCAGTAGGACGATGAACTCaatccgctgctgctgctgctgctgttgcaagTACTactattgctgctgctggtaataGTTGTACTAGTGTTACAACTACTGTTGTTGCCTGGTGTTGATGATGATCCGCTTCCGGCTAATCCGCTCATGGATGACGACCGGCTGTTACTGTTCCGACACCAACTAGACGACAAATCCGTTTTCGatccttttgaaaaagaaaaagaaaagaaaagagccaaACGTTAATAATCGATAGTTAAACAGAaaagccattttcttttcttttctcgttcgACAAACACGTCACGTCGAGTCAATCATATGTGTACGTCTCCCCCCCTGGTAGTCTAGAGACGCATTCCGGATGCGTCAGAGACGATGGAGGGACCCCACGAGATTATTCTGGAAACTGGGGAAAAAATATACGTCACTAGACTTGttcggttttttaaaaaaaaaagacaaacggAAGTTGTGGTGATGAttccgtgtgtgtgtcacagacatttcaggaggggTCGACCAAATAAAAAGGTTTCAAGTTTGTTCTCTGTTGTCGCGAGTGTTACGTTACACGGCGGATGACTTCGACggatgggaaagaaaaaaaaatgatcaaacgattttgtttttgacgtCTGTCAATTAAGTGAAAGACGGGaaacgtgatttttttttgtcgtctaTAGTCTGCGGCCCTGGTCAAACCCGATCATTCCGggagagaaataataaataataataagaccgTGAGATTTGTTGGAGGGGGGATACACGCGCGCCCATCTGCAAAAGAAGCGACTTGttattcattttgttgttgttttttgaaaaagaaaaagaagaaaacccaAAAGAGGTCGTTGACgctaacttcttcttcttcttcttgttgccaCTTCCGGCTGACCGTGACGGGCGGCCGGCTCACGGTTTTTCAACCTTTTTCTCCTTCGACTCCTCCCACTCTtgaaaaaatcttatttttacgtcaaatcattttatttgaaatttaatatgCAAATTTCTCGTCAacatcaaatttctttttgaaaaaaaaaagaaattcgagttgatttttctgacaagatgctaaattgttttttgggtttttctcgGTTGATTGACCTTGGAACTCTTCAAatctcttcttattttttttttttttggtcgttcGTCCATCGGGACTCacgccccctttttttctctctctctctctatacacacGGCGTCTCAACAGCCATGTAATGTCTttagggaaagaagaaaaaaagagagaaacagaTAAGGTTGCATGATTCCAAACGCCCTCGGGCTACTGGATCGGGAGATTTTctctacacacaacacaaagacacaaaaggtaaaacacgtctctctctctaccttcacacacacacacaacagagtGAGGGATATCGTGGGGTAATTGAccttggttcttttttttttgtttaacagaCGAGCAGCGGTTGGTACTCAACCCGACAATAAGTTGTCCACCATTTTTGTTTACGCTTGAACTAGCCAATGAACTTTTTACTGATATAACGAGGTGGTGACTGAAATGAAATTATAATATTTTCGGTagaatagggggggggggggcttatTTAGTCCTAGATTCCACCCCACACACGAAGTcaaggagagagaggggggtgtCGGCACAGCGCCAGGTGTCATCATCACAACGCCAGgtgcaaaaattttttttctttttaaggtaAAAAACTGGAAGACACGAACGAAACCAGgacgatctctctctcttcttattattattttctggcttgataacaaaaatattattattattattattatcggaTGATCTAGTTGTTGCATGGAACTCGAAATTCAAGTCTTGAGGCTacagattttatttcatttgatttgacgattgattttagatatttttgattcgccattttgaaaaaataaattaaattaaaaaatgtgtaaacTTTCACCCAGACTCCCGCCGACAACGTAGCGGTATATCAGGTTCGACGGGTTTCGgcaacatcatttttttcccttcgccttttaaagaagaaaccaccagCGAAGAGGAGAACCGCAAATTAAAAACATCTGCGTGCGTCTGCTGTGCCGTTGGTAGTGTAGCGTGTGTtacttattttggttttttattttcccgttttttttcacgaatttttttttttattggagaAACTTGTGGGAGAATTTCGGtggaacttgtttttttttaaatcaacaaaGCGGCCTCAATCAGTTATAGCATTCACATCTTTATCACGTAGCGGTCGCCATTTTGTGATCTGCCCATTTCCTCAAAACCTTGACGTGCACCCCCCACTTTCCCGCAAATGGCGAATTTTCTTGCAACGGCCGTGATCATCGTctgcgaaaaagaaaaaaaaattggctcgACCTTGACCTCGATGTGCGATTTTGTATCCGAccttaaaagaaacaaaatttgtgtCACCTGAattgaattcgaaaaaaaatggcCGGTGTGTGAGCGCGTCAAGTGACGTCActgctacacacacacacacacgtgatTGCCTTCATAAGGCAAGGTCGCCACCTATCGACCACGCAAAACCACCACCAACAAGCGACTTGGTTTCACCCAAGTTTGGTTGTGTTTCATTTTTAGTTGGCCACGGCCCCCGCCAGAGCGACTGGTGGAGAAGGGGGCACCCTACTTTCCCTCGgcccttctccttctctccttCCGTTTGTTATATTTCACTTgaaacatttcttcttcttcttcttcgtcaacgccattttctctctctcaaagtGGGCCAAGACGTGACAAAACAACcgacagaaaaaaagggaaatcgaAATTTGTTTGAGGGgggttttttaatttaaaaaaaaaaactgacctGCAATTGCTCCTATTCCGTCGTTGCTGTGATGATCTTTTGGGTTGAGGGAGACCATCAGGAGCGGGTCGGGATGGTCAAAGTCCGTCACTGTGTGGCCGCCAGACCCCCAACTTCCCGccactccaccaccaccactgcaTTCGAAAtccatcagattttcttcgaATCCGCACGGCATTGCGACTGATAAAGGCATTGGCGACTTGATTTAATCAACTGTCtaattatcttttcttttgacaatcaaaaagataaaagtaacaaaaaaaacaatttctgaGTTCACGACACGCGATTCACGTTGGGTTCAAACTTATTTTGGGGGTTTCTGTTTAATAAACGAAACAGatgacgaaaaaacaaaagacaatcgGTTGCGcagagaatgaaaaaaacaaattttgggcGAAATTTTGAGATGCGACTGATCTGGCCGAAGGAGGCGGACTGACTGACTGACGTGCAATAGAGTAGAGACCGCAGTGTCTATAGGAC encodes the following:
- the LOC124313055 gene encoding uncharacterized protein DDB_G0271670-like; translated protein: MPLSVAMPCGFEENLMDFECSGGGGVAGSWGSGGHTVTDFDHPDPLLMVSLNPKDHHSNDGIGAIAGSKTDLSSSWCRNSNSRSSSMSGLAGSGSSSTPGNNSSCNTSTTITSSSNSSTCNSSSSSSGLSSSSYCRRLGSASNSSRRSATFQLWSPRLRLRDERKRVLKLSLAKLRRIDDAESCLRRSVLLNNTLRRLQRDARDEKSGGGQTNNHVISSAENDCSSRLHQQHPAVRLSSLSSEEDNNNHQAELQTMRSLLSCDELPLLNSGSSMAGGDLSMVENGGSQSRGPAGSIKRRRTSSDVTADDLAASLAAAGSLSSSLDSSCGGLNFGDLYLPPTPRMISSLEDEEEAAEAWQCVKRPKISSNSTAGSDVSGRNRPALRPCNSLPSLTTTTSSSSTTATSSSSSSNQNNSPILTGYTSCLTSGLSLINGSNSSSSSAAAAAAAAAAAQQSTYSCGQSSLFGELQSVVFHSLITSLES